In Massilia sp. METH4, the genomic window AGAGAAGATGGCCGAAATGGCATGCCTGACCGTCAATCCGGAAGCGCAGGCCCAGGGCGACGGCGAGCGTATCCTGAAGCACATGGAAAACCGCGCGCGCGCTTCCGGCATCACCAGGCTGTTCGTGCTGACCACGCGCACGGCGCACTGGTTCATCAAGCGCGGCTTCGTGCCCGCCACCGTGGATGCGCTGCCGAAGGACCGCCAGCGCATGTACAACTGGCAGCGCAAGTCGCAGGTGCTGGTGAAGACCCTCTGAAGATTTTTGCCCAATAAGCATTACAATGCACGTTTCTGCACACTGAGGAGCACCCGCGATGGCCCGTACCGTCCACTGCATCAAACTGAACAAGGAAGCCGAAGGCCTGGACTTCCCGCCCTACCCCGGCGAACTGGGCAAGAAGATCTACGAATCCGTGTCGAAAGAGGCCTGGGCGGCCTGGCTGAAGCACCAGACCATGCTGGTCAACGAAAACCGCCTGAACCTGGCCGACGTGCGTGCCCGCAAGTACCTGGCCGCGCAGATGGAAAAGCATTTCTTCGGCGAAGGTGCCGATGCGGCGCAGGGCTACGTGCCGCCGACGGCTTGAGCTTGGCCTGCCCAACAAGAACGGCACCCGCGGGTGCCGTTTTTCTTGCCGTCCGAGACGCCTGAGCTTGGTGTCGTACACCATTTTCCAAGGGAAAATGGTGTACGACACCGGTGTTCGATAGAGGCAACCGCGACCTCAAGAGAAAACCGGTGTCGCACACTTTTTCCCGAGAAGCCGGGAAAAAATGTTCGACACCAGGCGGGCGCTGCTGGCTGTCCCGGCTTA contains:
- a CDS encoding oxidative damage protection protein encodes the protein MARTVHCIKLNKEAEGLDFPPYPGELGKKIYESVSKEAWAAWLKHQTMLVNENRLNLADVRARKYLAAQMEKHFFGEGADAAQGYVPPTA